From a region of the Deinococcus metallilatus genome:
- a CDS encoding alpha/beta hydrolase, producing MQRVVLSLFLSSAALAASPPPPVTDAALPPVLRFTHPLGDAFLLRPASCAPACPLVVVSHSRGMSAELSLTRPHLRSLFARLTEAGYAVLISNDAGPTTWGAPQALTYLADMHARAVRTFPFNGHTYNFGYSMGGLPALLTAYKGVYPVSGVILLDAQVNLLDVWRGSNATFSAEVTASHGLNGQAALPPGRDPYHDFAGQDAAQLPLLVAGSAEDQVVAFTRNGEALYARSASPESRLLRLTGPHLGASHFGDALVSGMLAFLNRLEHAGPLVHQQAGTGR from the coding sequence ATGCAGCGCGTGGTGCTCTCGCTCTTCCTGTCGTCCGCCGCCCTCGCAGCCTCGCCCCCTCCTCCGGTGACGGACGCGGCGCTGCCGCCCGTCCTGCGCTTCACGCATCCCCTGGGAGACGCCTTCCTGTTGCGGCCTGCCTCATGTGCCCCCGCGTGTCCCCTGGTGGTGGTGTCGCACTCGCGCGGCATGAGTGCCGAACTGAGCCTGACGCGCCCGCACCTGCGGTCCCTGTTCGCCCGGCTGACGGAGGCCGGATACGCCGTCCTGATCAGCAACGACGCCGGACCGACCACCTGGGGTGCGCCGCAGGCCCTCACGTACCTCGCGGACATGCACGCCCGCGCGGTGAGGACCTTCCCCTTCAACGGGCACACCTACAATTTCGGGTACTCGATGGGCGGTCTGCCCGCCCTGCTCACCGCGTACAAGGGGGTCTATCCCGTATCGGGCGTGATCCTGCTCGACGCGCAGGTCAACCTCCTCGACGTGTGGCGGGGGAGCAATGCGACCTTCAGCGCCGAGGTCACCGCCTCGCACGGCCTGAACGGGCAGGCGGCGCTTCCCCCCGGTCGCGACCCCTACCACGACTTCGCGGGCCAGGACGCGGCGCAGCTTCCGCTCCTGGTGGCAGGCAGCGCGGAGGATCAGGTGGTGGCCTTCACCCGCAACGGGGAAGCCCTCTACGCGCGCAGCGCCTCGCCCGAAAGCCGTCTGCTGCGCCTGACCGGGCCGCACCTGGGCGCCTCGCACTTCGGGGACGCCCTGGTAAGCGGGATGCTGGCCTTTCTGAACCGTCTGGAACACGCCGGGCCGCTGGTTCACCAGCA
- a CDS encoding acyltransferase — MARPSARGGSSAPAAPLPVLAPERRGTAARLPAVDIFRGLAIIAVVAHHLTGFALRQAADGSALGEGLALLNRTLHFVVPAFVFMTAVVLTRSALRHFEPRTYYWARVRTALLPYLLWTVLYVLFRVATGQDRAAALGDPGRWQVWLQYGKGYFHLYFLLIVLQFYLVLPLLLPLWRRAWPFLAVLLGAFALQFAVYFLNRAGLVHFRFPGTMAWWYIPAITLGMYFGANDGAFEAFWRRGWAWALAAALLALVWYVPVSVAALRGAQVNTLTYSAANWAYTTAAALGLFGAAHVLAHTRTWGRTALISLGTVSLQVYLLHPAVMWPLEHWGLPGKPLWFVVVLAGYAVLALGVPVLLAWALAGTPVSRWLFGR; from the coding sequence ATGGCCAGGCCCTCCGCCCGGGGCGGTTCTTCCGCACCCGCCGCGCCACTTCCCGTGCTGGCACCGGAGCGGCGGGGTACGGCGGCGCGGCTGCCCGCCGTGGACATCTTCCGCGGACTCGCGATCATCGCGGTGGTGGCGCATCACCTCACGGGCTTTGCGCTGAGGCAGGCGGCTGACGGGTCGGCGCTGGGGGAGGGGCTGGCCCTCCTCAACCGGACGCTGCACTTCGTGGTGCCCGCCTTCGTGTTCATGACGGCGGTGGTGCTGACCCGCTCGGCGCTGCGGCACTTCGAACCGCGGACGTATTACTGGGCGCGCGTCCGCACGGCGCTGCTGCCGTACCTGCTCTGGACGGTGCTGTACGTGTTGTTCCGCGTGGCCACCGGGCAGGACCGCGCGGCGGCGTTGGGCGACCCGGGGCGCTGGCAGGTGTGGTTGCAGTACGGCAAGGGGTACTTCCACCTGTACTTCCTGCTGATCGTCTTGCAGTTCTACCTCGTGCTGCCGCTGCTGCTGCCCCTGTGGCGGCGGGCGTGGCCCTTTCTGGCAGTGCTCCTGGGGGCGTTCGCGTTGCAGTTCGCCGTGTATTTCCTCAACCGCGCGGGCCTGGTGCATTTCCGCTTTCCCGGGACGATGGCCTGGTGGTACATCCCCGCGATCACCCTGGGAATGTACTTCGGCGCGAATGACGGCGCGTTCGAGGCGTTCTGGCGGCGGGGCTGGGCATGGGCCCTGGCGGCGGCCCTGCTGGCGCTGGTCTGGTACGTGCCGGTTTCGGTGGCGGCCCTGCGCGGCGCCCAAGTGAACACCCTGACCTACAGCGCGGCCAACTGGGCGTACACGACCGCAGCGGCGCTCGGGCTGTTCGGCGCGGCGCACGTCCTCGCGCACACCCGGACGTGGGGGCGCACGGCCCTGATCTCGCTCGGGACGGTGAGCTTGCAGGTGTACTTGCTGCACCCGGCGGTGATGTGGCCGCTGGAGCACTGGGGCCTGCCGGGGAAACCGCTGTGGTTCGTCGTGGTGCTCGCGGGCTATGCCGTCCTCGCTCTGGGCGTGCCCGTGCTGCTGGCCTGGGCGCTGGCAGGCACGCCGGTTTCACGCTGGCTGTTCGGCCGCTGA
- a CDS encoding sensor histidine kinase: MSLRGRLLLTLLALLTATLVPLGVYLGLRVEDFARQQASRALAGQLAVVARSGEGDTSAADRLTLLRYELFSLALSRGTWGLIVTPGGVLYSDSGEHPRPPADVIAGVQAVGAGQWRGIQLARASDNVIGLAVRDDEVRALTRGVLLAYGLGALLACGLAGLLGAALLRLGLAPLRSMARRAEHLSAASLSERLPVPAAHDEVHSLAASLNRMLARLEDAFARLEAAEQRTRHFAADASHELRTPIAALAGGLDVLERVKDDPAARDRLLESLRREARRASRLVYDLFTLNRLDAGEPLQREWLDVGALLGGVARTAADLAPHLHLRAEGHAPPVWADRARLEDALWNLVRNAVAATPEGGTVTLLARADASGVTLGVVNPGALPPHLLGRMFDRFVRGGQGGDGSGLGLAIVRATARAHGGEAYARNTPAGLEVGLTLPDGVQPTFSESP; encoded by the coding sequence GTGAGCCTTCGCGGGCGGCTGCTGCTGACACTGCTGGCGCTGCTGACCGCCACCCTCGTGCCGCTGGGCGTCTACCTGGGGTTGCGGGTCGAGGACTTTGCCCGCCAGCAGGCGTCCCGCGCGCTGGCGGGGCAACTGGCCGTCGTGGCCCGCAGCGGTGAGGGCGATACCAGCGCGGCCGACCGCCTCACCCTGCTGCGCTACGAGCTGTTCAGTCTGGCCCTCTCCCGGGGCACCTGGGGCCTGATCGTCACGCCAGGCGGCGTCCTGTACTCGGACAGCGGCGAGCATCCGCGTCCCCCGGCGGACGTGATCGCGGGCGTGCAGGCGGTCGGGGCCGGGCAGTGGCGCGGAATTCAGCTCGCACGGGCCTCGGATAACGTTATCGGACTCGCGGTGCGGGACGACGAGGTGCGGGCGCTCACGCGGGGCGTGCTGCTCGCCTACGGCCTGGGGGCCCTGCTGGCCTGCGGGCTGGCCGGGCTGCTGGGGGCGGCGCTGCTGCGCCTGGGGCTCGCGCCGCTGCGGAGCATGGCCCGGCGGGCCGAACACCTCTCCGCCGCGTCCCTCTCGGAACGCCTGCCGGTGCCCGCCGCCCACGACGAGGTGCATTCCCTGGCCGCGAGCCTCAACCGCATGCTGGCCCGCCTGGAGGACGCCTTCGCGCGCCTGGAGGCCGCCGAGCAGCGCACCCGGCACTTCGCCGCCGACGCCAGCCACGAGCTGCGGACGCCCATCGCCGCGCTCGCGGGGGGGCTCGACGTGCTGGAGCGCGTGAAGGACGACCCGGCGGCGCGCGACCGCCTGCTGGAGAGCCTGCGGCGTGAGGCGCGGCGGGCCAGCCGCCTGGTGTACGACCTGTTCACCCTCAACCGGCTCGATGCGGGCGAGCCGCTCCAGCGGGAATGGCTGGACGTGGGGGCGCTCCTCGGCGGCGTCGCGCGGACGGCAGCCGACCTCGCGCCCCACCTGCACCTGCGCGCAGAGGGCCACGCGCCGCCCGTGTGGGCCGACCGCGCGCGGCTGGAGGACGCGCTGTGGAACCTCGTGCGCAACGCCGTCGCCGCCACGCCGGAGGGTGGAACGGTCACCCTGCTGGCCCGCGCCGACGCCAGCGGTGTCACCCTGGGCGTCGTGAATCCGGGCGCCCTGCCGCCGCACCTCCTGGGGCGGATGTTTGACCGTTTTGTGCGGGGCGGCCAGGGTGGGGACGGCAGCGGCCTGGGCCTCGCCATCGTGCGGGCCACCGCCCGCGCCCACGGCGGGGAGGCCTACGCCCGCAACACGCCTGCCGGGCTGGAGGTGGGCCTGACCCTGCCGGACGGCGTTCAGCCGACGTTCAGCGAGTCACCCTGA
- a CDS encoding response regulator transcription factor — protein sequence MVAARPTVLVVEDDPGIGELLDLGFHYEGYAVVRAGSGAQALERFAACRPDVVILDLGLPGLDGSAVLRAIRARDTTPVLILTARDGVEERIAHLQAGADDYVVKPFVFGELVARVQAVLRRAQPHLHREWRYADLRLDTELREASRAGRVLDLSPRALDLLATFLRYPERVLSKALLLDSVWGADFLGDDNIVEVYVRQLRRALGSPDLIHTVRGAGYALRRKDGTG from the coding sequence ATGGTCGCTGCCAGACCCACCGTGCTGGTCGTCGAGGACGATCCGGGCATCGGTGAATTGCTGGACCTCGGCTTTCACTACGAGGGCTACGCGGTGGTGCGGGCGGGGAGCGGCGCGCAGGCGCTGGAGCGTTTCGCCGCGTGCCGACCGGACGTGGTGATCCTCGACCTCGGCCTGCCCGGCCTGGACGGGAGTGCGGTGCTGCGGGCCATCCGGGCGCGGGACACCACGCCGGTCCTGATCCTCACGGCCCGCGACGGGGTGGAGGAGCGCATCGCCCACCTGCAAGCGGGGGCGGACGATTACGTCGTCAAACCCTTCGTGTTCGGTGAACTGGTCGCGCGGGTCCAGGCGGTGCTGCGCCGCGCCCAGCCGCACCTGCACCGGGAGTGGCGCTACGCCGACCTGCGCCTCGACACCGAGCTGCGCGAGGCCAGCCGCGCCGGGCGGGTGCTGGACCTCAGTCCGCGCGCCCTCGATCTGCTCGCCACCTTTCTGCGCTATCCCGAACGGGTGCTCTCCAAGGCGCTGCTGCTGGACAGCGTGTGGGGCGCGGACTTTCTGGGGGACGACAACATCGTGGAGGTCTACGTGCGGCAACTGCGGCGGGCGCTGGGCAGCCCCGACCTGATCCACACGGTGCGCGGGGCGGGCTATGCGCTGCGCCGCAAGGACGGAACGGGGTGA
- a CDS encoding ATP-binding protein, translating into MARRMRAHDWSRTPLGPPETWPQSLKTTVRTMLTSRFAMWMLWGDDFTFFCNDAYLPTLGIKGDWALGKSSNQVWAEIWKDIWPLIEHVLTTGQATWNEGMQLFLERSGYTEETYHTFSYSPLADDDGRVIGMLCVVAEESERVIGERRLRVLRDLAARTSDVRSTEGVFGGVEACLAADAHDLPFALTYLLGEAEQSAHLASAAGFGDVRPGVKLDAALPGDRGTLAELLRTTAPVLLDDLSPLGELPSGPWDRPPSQALVLPIAQQGQARAAGVLIAGLNPYRPLDDSYRGFLDLFVGQIAASLASANAYEEARERAEALAELDRAKTTFFSNVSHEFRTPLTLMLGPLEELLAHPQDLSERQRGELEVTHRNALRLLKLVNTMLDFTRIEAGRAEATYTPTDLAALTADLASGFRSLAEGAGLRLTVDCPPLPEPVYVDGGLWEKVVLNLLSNAFKFTFEGEIEVRLREEAGQVRLSVRDTGTGIPAHELPRMFERFHRIEGARGRSFEGTGIGLALVRELVSLHGGEITAESTLGQGTTFTVTLPLGHAHLPAERVVHRAGAGSQRVPVPFLEEAAQWLVPAPAPEVEAGAAPTPPASGAPRPRVLLADDNADLREYVTRLLGDQYDVRAVTDGQQALEAARAQAPDLVLSDVMMPHLDGFGLLRALREDPATRDIPVILLSARAGEEARLGGLEAGADDYLAKPFSARELRTRVRTHLELSGLRLEAARQARERGEELGREVAARTAELEQRTAALDAFARFTETAGDTTDPAELARHALNVLRVMLPGLHGTYFELDGAMWKGRVWSGNLREDVVTLVRAGIPQDTPSFARPMQERQAVFVNGWEAAVEGLEATEGYGAGAFYPFFTRGKPHSLLTLGTVQARRWTGREQDIIRAVGRSLDLAFERTEQTARVAAQNEALAARTQALERSNAELEQFAYVASHDLQEPLRSVTSFSQLLVSRYASEQDPRAQQYVRYISEGTERMARLIQDLLAFSRVATHQEAFQPTPTAQVVEQVLQDLRSQIRETGTQVTLGELPTVVGDSTQLRQLFQNLIGNAIKFRAPDRVPEVQVGAVREGECWRFDVRDNGVGIAPEFFERIFVIFQRLHTRDQYEGNGIGLAIAKKIVERHGGQITLTSREGGGTTFSFTLPALPGGGPA; encoded by the coding sequence ATGGCCAGGCGCATGCGGGCGCACGACTGGTCCAGAACGCCACTGGGACCGCCGGAAACCTGGCCGCAGAGCCTCAAGACGACCGTGCGGACCATGCTCACCTCACGCTTCGCAATGTGGATGCTGTGGGGCGACGACTTCACCTTCTTCTGCAACGATGCCTACCTGCCCACCCTCGGGATCAAGGGTGACTGGGCACTGGGCAAATCCTCCAATCAGGTCTGGGCCGAGATCTGGAAGGACATCTGGCCGCTGATCGAGCACGTGCTGACCACCGGCCAGGCCACCTGGAACGAGGGAATGCAGCTCTTTCTGGAGCGCAGCGGCTACACCGAGGAGACTTACCACACCTTCTCCTACAGCCCCCTGGCGGACGACGACGGCCGCGTCATCGGGATGCTGTGCGTCGTGGCCGAGGAGAGCGAGCGCGTGATCGGGGAGCGCCGCCTGCGGGTGCTGCGTGACCTGGCGGCGCGGACCAGCGACGTGCGCAGCACAGAGGGCGTGTTCGGCGGCGTCGAGGCCTGCCTGGCCGCCGACGCCCACGACCTGCCCTTCGCCCTCACGTACCTGCTGGGGGAGGCGGAACAGTCCGCGCACCTGGCCTCGGCGGCGGGGTTCGGGGACGTGCGGCCCGGGGTGAAGCTGGACGCGGCGCTGCCCGGCGACCGGGGCACGCTGGCGGAGCTGCTCAGGACGACGGCACCCGTGCTGCTGGACGACCTCTCGCCGCTCGGGGAGCTGCCGAGCGGGCCGTGGGACCGGCCGCCGTCGCAGGCGCTGGTCCTGCCTATCGCGCAGCAGGGTCAGGCGCGGGCGGCCGGGGTGCTGATCGCGGGCCTCAACCCCTACCGGCCCCTCGACGACAGCTACCGGGGGTTTCTCGACCTCTTCGTGGGGCAGATCGCGGCGAGCCTGGCGAGCGCGAACGCCTACGAGGAAGCGCGCGAACGGGCCGAGGCGCTGGCCGAACTCGACCGCGCCAAGACCACCTTCTTCTCGAACGTCAGCCACGAGTTCCGCACGCCGCTGACCCTGATGCTGGGGCCGCTCGAAGAACTGCTGGCGCACCCGCAGGACCTCTCCGAGCGGCAGCGGGGCGAACTGGAGGTGACCCACCGCAACGCCCTGCGCCTGCTGAAGCTGGTCAACACCATGCTGGACTTCACCCGGATCGAGGCCGGGCGGGCCGAGGCGACCTACACGCCAACCGATCTGGCGGCCCTCACGGCGGACCTCGCCAGCGGGTTCCGCTCGCTGGCCGAAGGCGCCGGGCTGCGCCTGACGGTGGACTGCCCGCCGCTCCCCGAGCCGGTCTACGTGGACGGCGGCCTGTGGGAAAAGGTGGTGCTGAACCTGCTCTCGAACGCCTTCAAGTTCACCTTCGAGGGGGAGATCGAGGTGCGGCTGCGGGAGGAGGCGGGCCAGGTCCGCCTCAGCGTGCGCGACACCGGCACCGGCATTCCCGCCCACGAGCTGCCCCGGATGTTCGAGCGTTTTCACCGCATCGAGGGCGCGCGGGGCCGCAGCTTCGAGGGTACCGGCATCGGCCTGGCGCTGGTCCGGGAACTGGTCAGCCTGCACGGCGGCGAGATCACGGCCGAGAGCACGCTGGGGCAGGGCACGACCTTCACGGTCACGCTGCCGCTGGGCCACGCCCACCTGCCCGCCGAGCGCGTCGTCCACCGCGCCGGGGCGGGCAGCCAGCGCGTGCCCGTCCCGTTTCTGGAGGAGGCCGCGCAGTGGCTGGTCCCGGCCCCGGCGCCCGAGGTGGAAGCGGGCGCGGCCCCCACGCCGCCCGCCTCCGGCGCCCCGCGTCCGCGCGTGCTGCTGGCCGACGACAACGCCGACCTGCGCGAGTACGTGACGCGGCTGCTGGGGGACCAGTACGACGTGCGGGCCGTGACGGACGGGCAGCAGGCCCTGGAGGCGGCCCGCGCGCAGGCGCCCGACCTGGTCCTCAGCGACGTGATGATGCCCCATCTCGACGGCTTCGGCCTGCTGCGCGCGCTGCGGGAGGACCCGGCCACCCGCGACATCCCGGTGATCCTGCTCTCGGCCCGCGCGGGCGAGGAGGCGCGGCTGGGCGGGCTGGAGGCCGGGGCGGACGATTACCTCGCCAAGCCCTTCTCGGCGCGGGAGTTGCGCACGCGCGTCCGCACGCACCTCGAACTGTCGGGCCTGCGCCTGGAGGCCGCCCGCCAGGCCCGCGAACGCGGCGAGGAGCTGGGGCGCGAGGTGGCGGCGCGCACGGCCGAGCTGGAACAGCGGACCGCCGCCCTGGACGCCTTCGCCCGCTTTACCGAGACGGCGGGGGACACCACCGACCCGGCAGAACTGGCCCGGCACGCCCTGAACGTGCTGCGCGTCATGCTGCCCGGCCTGCACGGTACCTACTTCGAGCTGGACGGGGCCATGTGGAAGGGCCGGGTCTGGTCGGGCAACCTGCGCGAAGACGTGGTGACCCTGGTGCGCGCGGGCATCCCCCAGGACACCCCCAGCTTCGCCCGGCCCATGCAGGAGCGGCAGGCGGTGTTCGTCAACGGCTGGGAGGCGGCCGTGGAGGGCCTGGAGGCCACCGAGGGCTACGGGGCCGGCGCGTTCTACCCCTTCTTCACGCGCGGCAAGCCCCACAGCCTGCTGACGCTCGGGACGGTGCAGGCCCGGCGCTGGACCGGGCGCGAGCAGGACATCATCCGCGCGGTGGGCCGCAGCCTCGACCTGGCCTTCGAGCGGACCGAGCAGACGGCGCGGGTGGCCGCCCAGAACGAGGCGCTGGCGGCGCGCACGCAGGCCCTGGAGCGCAGCAACGCCGAGCTGGAACAGTTCGCCTACGTGGCCTCGCACGACCTGCAAGAACCGCTGCGGAGCGTCACCAGCTTCTCGCAACTGCTGGTGAGCCGCTACGCCAGCGAGCAGGACCCCCGGGCGCAGCAGTACGTGCGCTATATCAGCGAGGGCACCGAGCGCATGGCCCGGCTGATTCAGGACCTGCTGGCGTTCTCGCGCGTGGCGACCCACCAGGAAGCCTTCCAGCCCACCCCGACCGCGCAGGTGGTGGAACAGGTGCTTCAGGACCTGCGGTCCCAGATCCGGGAAACCGGCACGCAGGTGACGCTGGGCGAGCTGCCCACCGTGGTGGGGGACAGCACCCAACTGCGCCAGCTCTTCCAGAACCTGATCGGCAACGCCATCAAGTTCCGCGCGCCGGACCGCGTGCCCGAGGTGCAGGTCGGGGCCGTGCGCGAGGGCGAGTGCTGGCGCTTTGACGTGCGTGACAACGGGGTGGGCATCGCCCCGGAGTTCTTCGAGCGGATCTTCGTGATCTTCCAGCGCCTGCATACCCGCGACCAGTACGAGGGCAACGGCATCGGCCTGGCCATCGCCAAGAAGATCGTCGAGCGGCATGGCGGCCAGATCACGCTGACCTCCCGCGAGGGCGGGGGCACCACCTTCTCGTTCACGCTGCCCGCCCTGCCGGGGGGAGGCCCGGCTTGA
- a CDS encoding response regulator: MQEAFEEVSPQVRLHLASDGVEALAFLRRQGEFADAPRPDLVLLDLNLPRKSGLEVLAEVRGDAGLCALPVMVLSTSDARHDVKRAYELGVNAYMLKPRDLAGFFERVRLIEQFWLSAVRLPDR, encoded by the coding sequence ATGCAGGAAGCCTTCGAGGAGGTTTCGCCGCAGGTGCGGCTGCATCTGGCCAGTGACGGCGTGGAGGCCCTGGCGTTCCTGCGCCGTCAGGGCGAGTTCGCGGACGCGCCGCGACCGGACCTGGTGCTGCTGGACCTCAACCTGCCCCGCAAGAGCGGCCTTGAGGTGCTGGCCGAGGTGCGTGGGGACGCTGGCCTGTGCGCCCTGCCGGTGATGGTCCTGTCCACCTCGGACGCCCGGCACGACGTGAAGCGGGCCTACGAGCTGGGCGTCAATGCCTACATGCTCAAGCCCCGCGACCTGGCGGGCTTTTTCGAGCGGGTGCGCCTGATCGAGCAGTTCTGGCTCTCGGCCGTCCGCCTGCCGGACCGCTGA
- a CDS encoding ComEA family DNA-binding protein: MQKRLCLALTAALVLTPAFAQGTSSPTKSTAPTTSAAAKSTGTSSAMNMKGHMGSAATMRAVNVNTATLAQLERIPGMTPKLAQAVIAARASGPFKNEQDFVKRVKGIGAKNVKQFEKYLIFSA, translated from the coding sequence ATGCAAAAACGCCTTTGCCTGGCCCTGACCGCCGCCCTGGTCCTCACGCCCGCCTTCGCGCAGGGCACGTCCAGCCCCACCAAGAGCACGGCGCCCACCACATCGGCCGCCGCGAAGAGCACGGGGACGAGCAGCGCCATGAACATGAAGGGCCACATGGGGAGCGCGGCGACCATGCGGGCGGTGAACGTGAACACCGCCACGCTCGCGCAACTGGAGCGCATCCCCGGCATGACGCCCAAGCTCGCCCAGGCCGTGATCGCCGCCCGCGCCAGCGGCCCCTTCAAGAATGAACAGGACTTCGTGAAGCGCGTGAAGGGGATCGGCGCCAAGAACGTGAAGCAATTCGAGAAGTACCTGATTTTCAGCGCCTGA
- a CDS encoding RNA-guided endonuclease InsQ/TnpB family protein: MSNAPALLIQPGAWQTPLEEVPHIQTTTHLKTFRYRLRPKLRQEAALNEQLRLCRNLYNGALQERRDAYRKAGKTVTGYDQMKYLTEIKAALPEYKGVYSQVLQDVLKRLDKAFQGFFRRVKAGQTPGYPRFKGAGWYDSICYPQSGFSLSGDVAYFSKIGNIRLRLSRPLEGKLKTATIRRECGEWYVSYVCEVETQPLPATGSAVGLDVGTTWFCITSDGEFVENPRHFQTAMKKLRVKQRSLSRKKRGSQRRKKAKQAVAKLHRKVARQRLDFHHKTATKLIRENDLVAHEDLNVSGMGHGNLARSIHDVGWGQFFSLLSLKAASAGRTVIRVDPQYTSQTCHKCGHICRENRVSQAEFRCVACGHRENADLNAARNILGRACPSAVNVAQSASVR; this comes from the coding sequence ATGAGCAATGCCCCCGCGCTGCTGATACAGCCGGGAGCGTGGCAGACACCTTTAGAGGAGGTGCCGCACATTCAGACTACCACCCATCTCAAGACGTTTCGCTACCGGCTGCGCCCCAAGTTGAGGCAGGAGGCCGCGCTGAACGAACAGTTGCGCCTCTGCCGCAACCTATATAATGGTGCATTGCAAGAACGCCGGGACGCCTACCGCAAGGCCGGGAAGACCGTCACCGGGTACGACCAGATGAAGTACCTGACCGAAATCAAGGCCGCGCTGCCGGAGTACAAGGGGGTCTACTCCCAGGTACTTCAGGACGTTCTCAAGCGGCTGGACAAGGCGTTTCAGGGCTTCTTCCGGCGCGTGAAGGCGGGGCAGACCCCCGGCTACCCCAGGTTCAAAGGGGCGGGCTGGTACGACTCCATCTGCTACCCCCAATCCGGCTTCAGCCTCTCCGGGGACGTGGCCTACTTCAGCAAGATTGGAAACATTCGGCTGCGCTTAAGTCGCCCGCTGGAAGGCAAGCTCAAAACCGCGACTATTCGCCGGGAATGCGGGGAATGGTACGTGTCCTATGTCTGCGAGGTGGAAACTCAACCGCTTCCGGCGACGGGTTCGGCGGTGGGCCTGGACGTGGGCACAACATGGTTCTGCATTACCTCCGATGGCGAGTTCGTGGAGAATCCCCGGCATTTCCAGACCGCCATGAAGAAGTTGCGGGTCAAGCAACGCTCGCTCAGCCGCAAGAAACGCGGCTCTCAGCGGCGAAAGAAGGCGAAGCAGGCTGTAGCCAAGTTGCACCGGAAGGTGGCGCGGCAACGGCTGGACTTCCACCACAAGACGGCCACCAAGCTCATCCGAGAGAACGACTTGGTGGCGCACGAAGACCTCAACGTATCGGGGATGGGCCATGGCAACCTCGCCCGGTCGATCCACGATGTTGGGTGGGGCCAGTTCTTCTCTCTCCTGTCCCTCAAGGCTGCAAGTGCCGGAAGGACAGTCATCCGCGTAGACCCCCAGTACACCTCACAGACGTGCCACAAGTGCGGCCATATCTGCCGGGAGAACCGGGTCAGTCAAGCGGAGTTTCGGTGTGTCGCGTGCGGTCATCGGGAGAACGCCGATCTGAACGCAGCGCGGAACATCCTGGGCAGGGCATGCCCTTCAGCGGTCAACGTAGCGCAGAGCGCAAGCGTTCGCTGA
- a CDS encoding DUF2156 domain-containing protein, which produces MTSTLVRPVPVVSTRPAAHVRLAPRAWLALHGRYGHAPATFATLTEGVRALTLPGVPGALPYTPVGRVWLAAGDPLAPPACWGEFARAFLSAARAAHVTPALAGGSAAFAQAAVREGWRAVRFGATPYLDARTWSPRGHAGRTLRNNLNRARRAGVEVSAVPCPDAPTWAEIDALSAAWLSARSGGRALGWVLALTPRQHASHRRFFVARRSDGPLLAFLACSPLPAREGWYLEDVVRAPDAPGGTAALLVHDAILALREAGARTVTLGCAPLADVALPDETFARALHLERAARQLGPLLAHAYNCGGLRRFKAQFAGARWEGEYVLLAPGLLSTAATLPALARALWGRRL; this is translated from the coding sequence ATGACCTCGACGCTCGTCCGGCCCGTTCCGGTAGTCTCCACGCGCCCGGCAGCCCACGTCCGCCTGGCTCCCCGGGCCTGGCTGGCCCTGCACGGCAGGTACGGCCACGCGCCCGCCACCTTCGCCACCCTGACGGAAGGGGTGCGGGCCCTCACCCTTCCGGGCGTGCCGGGGGCGCTGCCCTATACGCCGGTGGGGCGGGTGTGGCTGGCGGCGGGGGACCCGCTCGCGCCGCCCGCCTGCTGGGGCGAGTTCGCCCGCGCCTTTCTGTCCGCCGCGCGGGCCGCGCACGTGACGCCCGCGCTGGCCGGTGGCTCGGCGGCCTTCGCGCAGGCGGCGGTGCGGGAGGGCTGGCGGGCCGTGCGCTTCGGCGCCACACCGTATCTGGACGCGCGCACCTGGTCCCCGCGCGGCCATGCGGGGCGCACCCTCCGCAACAACCTGAACCGGGCGCGGCGCGCGGGGGTGGAGGTGAGCGCCGTGCCCTGCCCCGACGCGCCCACCTGGGCGGAAATCGACGCCCTGAGCGCCGCCTGGCTGTCCGCCCGTTCCGGTGGACGCGCCCTGGGCTGGGTGCTGGCCCTGACGCCCCGGCAGCATGCCAGCCACAGACGCTTTTTCGTCGCGCGGCGCTCAGATGGCCCGTTGCTGGCCTTCCTGGCGTGCAGTCCGCTCCCCGCCCGGGAGGGCTGGTACCTGGAGGACGTGGTGCGCGCGCCGGACGCTCCTGGCGGCACGGCGGCCCTGCTCGTCCACGACGCGATCCTGGCCTTGCGTGAGGCCGGTGCCCGCACCGTCACGCTGGGATGCGCCCCGCTGGCGGACGTGGCCCTGCCGGACGAGACGTTTGCCCGCGCCCTCCATCTGGAGCGGGCCGCGCGGCAGCTGGGACCGCTCCTGGCCCACGCCTACAACTGCGGGGGCCTGCGGCGCTTCAAGGCGCAGTTCGCAGGTGCCCGCTGGGAAGGCGAGTACGTGCTGCTCGCGCCGGGACTGCTGTCCACCGCCGCCACGCTGCCCGCCCTGGCGCGGGCGCTGTGGGGGAGACGCCTTTGA